The following coding sequences are from one Leptolyngbya sp. NIES-3755 window:
- a CDS encoding MoxR-like ATPase (similar to AA sequence:cyanobase_aa:LBDG_25160), giving the protein MSDLQATFSSLRQALDQIVVGQSALVQQLLVALLSGGHVILEGVPGTGKTLLVKVMAQLVRSEFRRVQLTPDILPSDILGTNIFDLNTRNFILKKGPVFTQILLADEVNRTPPKTQSALLEAMEEQQVTLDGESLPLPEFFWVIATQNSLEFEGTYPLPEAQLDRFLFKLMANYPDPAAEKKMLLNHQAGFQAKRLNLSRLQPIASVDEVLKARQLVRSLTVEEPILDYLLSVVQKTRQHPDLVLGASPRSAVAWLNVSKAQAWLSGRNYVTPDDIKAVAPPLLRHRLILRPEAQLDGINVDSVINAILNQVAVPR; this is encoded by the coding sequence ATGTCTGACCTTCAAGCAACGTTCTCCAGCCTTCGACAAGCTCTTGATCAAATTGTGGTGGGTCAAAGCGCATTAGTACAGCAGCTTTTAGTGGCGTTGCTGTCTGGCGGGCATGTGATTTTAGAAGGTGTGCCGGGAACTGGAAAAACGCTTTTAGTCAAAGTAATGGCGCAATTAGTTCGATCGGAGTTTCGCCGCGTTCAACTGACTCCAGACATTCTGCCATCTGATATTTTAGGAACGAATATTTTTGACCTGAACACTCGCAACTTTATTTTGAAAAAAGGTCCCGTGTTCACGCAGATTCTACTTGCAGATGAAGTCAACCGAACGCCACCCAAAACACAATCGGCACTGCTCGAAGCAATGGAAGAACAGCAAGTCACTCTAGACGGTGAGAGCTTGCCTTTGCCTGAGTTCTTCTGGGTAATTGCAACTCAGAATTCATTGGAGTTTGAAGGAACTTATCCACTACCAGAGGCGCAACTCGATCGCTTTTTGTTCAAGCTAATGGCGAACTATCCCGATCCAGCAGCAGAAAAGAAAATGTTGCTCAATCATCAAGCAGGATTCCAAGCGAAACGGCTCAATCTCAGTAGACTTCAACCGATCGCATCTGTGGACGAAGTTTTGAAAGCGCGGCAACTGGTACGATCGCTAACTGTTGAAGAACCGATTCTCGATTATTTACTATCTGTGGTTCAGAAAACTCGCCAACATCCTGATCTAGTGTTAGGTGCTTCTCCTCGATCGGCAGTCGCCTGGTTGAATGTGAGTAAAGCTCAAGCTTGGTTATCCGGTCGGAACTATGTGACTCCGGATGATATTAAAGCGGTTGCTCCTCCACTGTTGCGCCATCGATTAATTCTACGTCCTGAAGCTCAGTTAGATGGAATTAATGTCGATTCGGTGATCAATGCCATTCTCAATCAAGTTGCTGTTCCTCGTTAG
- a CDS encoding hypothetical protein (similar to AA sequence:cyanobase_aa:LBDG_25170) codes for MIPSLRTYGLLLVGGAIAAVLFLFNPQLSIVVLLLFDLIVLGLAFFDSSRVKPHRVKVDRQVASRLSIGRDNLVSLNVESVARSTEIRIYDQYPIEFSVSSMPLALKLGANLKQQLSYTVNPSYRGEYHWKDIQVRQLSPWRLAWHSWKIPQEQKVSVYPDLLGLRSLSIRLTLESSGSIRRARRLGIGTEFSELREYGIGDDPRFIDWKATARRGQPLVRVLEPEQEQTLIILLDRGRLMTSQVQGLARFDWGLNATLALALAGLHRGDRVGVGVFDRQVQTWIPPERGQAHLNHLIERLTPIQPEILEPDYLGAVTTLVNQQARRALVVVITDIVDTTASSELLAALGRLTPRYLPFCVTLRDPQVDQQAHTVTEDLPSTYERAVALDLIAQRQIAFSTLKQRGVLVLDAPANQITEELVDRYLQLKARNQL; via the coding sequence ATGATTCCTTCACTCCGAACTTATGGATTATTGCTAGTCGGTGGCGCGATCGCTGCTGTTCTATTCTTGTTCAATCCGCAATTGTCGATCGTCGTTCTATTACTCTTCGATCTGATTGTTCTCGGATTAGCATTCTTCGATAGTTCACGAGTGAAACCGCATCGGGTGAAAGTCGATCGACAAGTGGCATCCAGATTATCGATCGGGCGAGATAACTTAGTCAGCCTCAATGTTGAATCTGTAGCGCGATCGACAGAAATTCGCATCTATGATCAGTATCCGATCGAGTTCTCTGTTTCATCAATGCCGCTAGCTCTAAAGCTTGGAGCAAATCTGAAACAGCAACTTTCCTATACGGTGAATCCTTCCTATCGAGGAGAGTATCACTGGAAAGACATTCAAGTGCGTCAATTAAGTCCGTGGCGACTCGCTTGGCACAGTTGGAAGATTCCACAAGAGCAAAAAGTTTCGGTTTATCCAGATTTACTTGGACTACGATCGCTTTCAATCCGATTAACCTTAGAATCTTCTGGCTCAATTCGTCGCGCCCGTCGATTAGGCATTGGAACTGAATTCTCAGAGCTTCGAGAATATGGCATTGGAGATGATCCACGGTTTATTGATTGGAAAGCAACTGCACGACGTGGACAACCGTTAGTTCGAGTATTGGAACCAGAACAAGAGCAGACTTTGATTATTTTGCTCGATCGCGGTCGGTTGATGACTTCTCAAGTTCAAGGATTAGCGCGATTTGATTGGGGACTGAATGCGACACTAGCACTGGCACTGGCGGGATTACATCGAGGCGATCGAGTTGGGGTTGGCGTATTCGATCGACAAGTTCAAACATGGATTCCTCCAGAACGCGGACAGGCACATTTGAATCATTTAATCGAGCGCTTAACTCCGATTCAACCAGAGATTCTAGAGCCAGATTATTTAGGTGCAGTTACAACCTTAGTCAATCAACAGGCTCGACGGGCTTTAGTGGTTGTGATTACCGATATTGTTGATACTACAGCCTCATCCGAACTATTAGCAGCATTGGGACGATTAACACCGAGGTACTTACCATTCTGCGTTACCTTGCGAGATCCACAAGTTGATCAACAAGCACATACAGTAACCGAGGATTTGCCCTCGACTTACGAAAGAGCCGTAGCACTCGATTTGATTGCTCAGCGACAGATTGCATTTAGTACATTAAAACAACGAGGTGTATTAGTGTTGGATGCACCTGCGAATCAAATTACAGAAGAATTAGTCGATCGATATCTTCAACTCAAAGCCAG